A stretch of the Porifericola rhodea genome encodes the following:
- the nuoK gene encoding NADH-quinone oxidoreductase subunit NuoK: MIPLEHYFILSALLLCIGIAIVIVKKNAIVVLMGIELIFNAANINLIAFSQYDAFKLQGQVFSLFVIIVAAAEAAVAMAIVLKIYNFYKTANLNEVNSMKE; this comes from the coding sequence ATGATTCCACTGGAACATTACTTTATCCTGAGTGCTTTACTGTTATGCATTGGCATTGCTATCGTTATTGTTAAAAAGAATGCTATCGTAGTGCTTATGGGTATAGAGCTGATCTTTAATGCTGCTAACATTAACCTAATTGCTTTTAGCCAGTACGATGCTTTCAAGCTTCAGGGACAGGTTTTTTCTCTTTTTGTGATCATTGTTGCCGCAGCAGAGGCAGCAGTAGCTATGGCAATTGTTCTAAAGATTTATAACTTTTATAAAACAGCTAACCTCAATGAGGTAAATAGCATGAAAGAATAA
- a CDS encoding LytR/AlgR family response regulator transcription factor, with protein MKVLIIEDEQPAADKLIRHLKALDSRIEVLDVLDTIDKAVRWLQQYQAELIFLDIHLADGVSFKIFEHLQQQGITHMQTPIIFTTAYDEYAIQAFKLNSIDYLLKPVSKRDLQASLEKYKQLKSQQQVPEQNLKALMLSLQKPTYRKRFMVSYGQTIKSIEVAEIAYFYAHEKLVQMLSFQSQKYVVDYTMQQLEDTLDPEQFFRINRKFIVNIDAIAQMHTYSKSRVKLDLKPQNQMEAVVSVERSPDFKAWLSR; from the coding sequence ATGAAAGTACTTATTATAGAAGATGAACAGCCTGCTGCCGACAAGCTTATCCGCCACCTTAAGGCTCTTGACTCCCGCATTGAAGTTCTGGATGTACTGGATACTATAGACAAAGCCGTCAGGTGGTTGCAACAATACCAGGCCGAACTTATCTTTTTAGACATACACCTGGCCGATGGGGTCTCTTTTAAGATATTTGAACACCTACAACAGCAAGGCATAACTCATATGCAAACTCCCATCATTTTTACCACCGCCTACGATGAATACGCAATTCAGGCATTCAAACTGAACAGTATAGACTATCTGCTCAAACCTGTGAGCAAGCGAGACTTACAAGCTAGCCTGGAAAAATATAAGCAGCTTAAAAGTCAGCAACAGGTTCCAGAGCAAAACCTGAAAGCCCTGATGCTAAGCCTGCAAAAACCAACATACCGAAAGAGGTTTATGGTGAGTTACGGGCAAACCATTAAAAGCATAGAAGTAGCTGAGATCGCATATTTTTATGCTCACGAAAAACTGGTACAGATGCTTAGCTTTCAAAGCCAAAAGTATGTCGTGGATTACACCATGCAGCAGTTGGAAGACACGCTAGACCCTGAGCAATTCTTTAGGATCAACCGCAAATTCATTGTAAATATTGATGCAATAGCGCAAATGCATACCTACTCAAAAAGCAGGGTAAAGCTGGACCTCAAGCCTCAAAACCAAATGGAAGCGGTAGTAAGTGTAGAGCGTTCTCCTGACTTTAAAGCATGGCTGAGTCGCTAA
- a CDS encoding MarR family winged helix-turn-helix transcriptional regulator — MKLEEEIKQKKFASEHHKVIVNLMYTGNWVYSINKSFLKQYNLSPEQYNVLRILRGQYPNPSSVMLLNERMLDKMSNVSRIVEKLRLKHLLTRKECPADRRQVDITITEEGLKLLEKIDVSEFNEHAAKNLSEEEAAQLNHLLDKARG, encoded by the coding sequence ATGAAACTGGAAGAAGAGATCAAACAAAAAAAGTTTGCTAGTGAGCATCATAAGGTTATCGTTAACCTGATGTATACGGGCAACTGGGTATACTCCATCAACAAATCATTTTTAAAACAGTATAACCTTTCTCCTGAGCAATACAATGTACTGCGCATATTACGAGGTCAGTACCCTAACCCCTCATCTGTTATGTTGCTCAATGAACGTATGCTGGATAAGATGTCTAATGTCTCACGTATTGTAGAGAAGCTAAGGCTTAAACATTTGCTCACTCGTAAAGAATGCCCTGCCGACCGCCGACAGGTAGATATCACCATTACCGAAGAAGGACTCAAGCTACTGGAAAAGATTGATGTTTCTGAGTTCAATGAGCATGCTGCTAAAAACCTGAGTGAAGAAGAGGCTGCACAGCTCAATCACTTACTAGACAAAGCAAGAGGTTAA